A segment of the Mugil cephalus isolate CIBA_MC_2020 chromosome 13, CIBA_Mcephalus_1.1, whole genome shotgun sequence genome:
GATCCTGAGCTGTGATATCCAGCCAGCTGTCACCTGGAGATTGACGCGGAGAGAAAACTATTACGGGAAATGGttgaaaaacagaagaggatggGCATGAGGGGGACAGAAATGGAAAGAACTTGGCAGGAAGCTGAAAATCTCAGGTGCGGAGACCAACAAAGGCAATGTATTTACCCTCTAGCAAGCACACGCACAACCATACAACACTAAGTAGGTGAAACTTAAATATCCAGAGTCAGActatgataataaaataaaaataaatcatgatgaTAATCTAAGGTAAGGATCAAAGTCTCTCTTTGGAGTTTCAAGCCTCTTCTTTGCACTTTCTgctttcaaaacattttcatattttacttGGGGATGAGTATATATCATTGTCCCAAGTTAGTTCTTCCACTCACTGTCCTCTGGGGGGAGCTGTGActcctgtttcttcatttcctccacGTTGATCGGgctgcagctgtgcagcagCTGGAGAACCTCCTCACCTGGGGACACGGCGCTGAGACGacaaaatattcattcattcaaaaaaaaaaaataaacatacgCTTGGATGTCACACAGTCTGTTGTACATGTACGTTCACAGCCACGGTCCTCACCTTGACTCTGAGACAACGGACTGTTTGAAGAAGTTTTCTGCAGATCTCATAAGTTCTCTGTAATGGGCCGAACCTTCCGCTTCTCCCtgcatttgaaaacaaaaccattaaaatgCTCTATATGTGATATGTGATAAGTGGAAACATGTGACTAACCCGGAAGTAGTCATTCCTTTTCAGGCTGTCTATGAAGCCTTTCCACTGAGGGTTACAGCTGACTGGGGCGTCAGATTCTGAAGACGGAGGTCTGCTCTTGCAGCAAAGGATCTCAAAGCCATGGGCCTGATCAAACAGTGCATCACAAACATTATAAATAGCAATCAGTTACTTGCATCTGCACCAACAATCAAAGCATTAAGAGCGAGGAGCAAACACAGGGGACGTTTTACCAGTTTCATGCCGAGCTCGTGAGCCTTGTACTGGGGATGAGAGCGAGGAGGCAGCGTGAAGCCGCTCCGCCGGTCTGGGGTgaagtgctgctgctgaagctgggCATACAGGCAACGGGTGAAGGTCACCTGGAAATGTATATCAAAGTTCATGTAAAAGGTGAAACACAGCgatgaaaatctaaaaaaacaaactacaatATTGCGTTTAGACTCAGGATTTTTGTGCACGTATTTACCAAAGTGACGACTCTTGTATCAGGAGGAAAGGTCTTGAACCTTCGACACGCCTGCAGATCTACTGGATCGCGAAGGTAAAACGCTGTAACTGCAGGGGCGACCAGGTCGGGTCGCTGCGCCAGCACGGCGGCGATGCCAGCAGGTACGCAGCAGTGGGCACGGTGCAGGCTGGCTTCAGTCTTCTCTGGATACCTGAGTGGAAAGTGGAGATTGATTGCTATCATGTTAAGACACACTTTTAACATCCGTTGATATAAAACAGGTGCTCTGAGTTACATCCTGACATTTTACAGAGCCCGGATGAAGCCCAACACGGTAGATTTATCACACTTTTACTTTTGAGAATTAAAAACAAGGTTTTACAATGTGTGCAAGGCCTCTCACCCCTCTAGTCTCTTCCTCAGGGCTGAAGACATCTTGGGGCTTGCCTGACAGACCTCTGGGTGGGTAGAGAGCAGTGCTAAAGCTTGTGCCACGCTGGGTACCACGTCGTTTGAGAAGCCCAGTGAACTGGATTTCGAGGGGCAAGGCAGGATATGCAATTCTCCCCTATAGAGAAAgacctgcagagaaaaaaatttgattatttcatttatggaaATCAACTGGCAGAGACTAGAAACCAAAGCAATAAGTATGTTTATTAGAGAAAGTATTCATTAAGATATATTTTTGTCTAATTTGagtgaacgtttttttttttgcacttatgctctgatggttgttttttttcctcaggtcaGGAACGCATAACATCTTAAATCTGAGTTGACTGTTGTGAGAAGGTTTTTACCGCAAAAAAGGAACCGATTTCTGTTTTAAGTATTGGTGGCATTTTCATTACATCGAAGTGTTTTTCGCAGCAAGTTTTGAAACGCATGCGGGAAGACACAAAACCGCATCAGTCtataattgtattgtattaGATGACTCACCCTGTTTTCACTGGTGTCTGGATTCAGACACTTTGGAAGATAATCGGCTACTTCGATCAGAAGAAACTCCCCGTCGTTATCCTCAACTCTGCACACATTAATTCAAATACACTTTACTCATGTAGCACCATTAACTGTTACTATAGCCACCATTAATCTATGGTTTCGAGACATTGTACAGAATCCCCAGTGCAAGATGATGATGGCAAGGAAAACccccctttaacaggaagaaactttttAGTATTTCAAATGGGAGGACACatacaacatatatatttttgatttttaaatatgtaCTCCAAGCTTATTCACCTGGCTGCCAGGTCAGGGAAAGCCTTTGTGATCTGCTGCAGGAGGTAAACGATAAACCACTCGTCCTCGACATTGTCTCCAAACTGAGTGCTTCCTCCAATGTGTGCAGGAACACCTCCTGTCAATGAAAAGAATACCCCCTTCAGTGGGTCTACCACGTCTTCAGACAAACAGCATCAGGGTCAAATTTGCTTCACACCTGAGGTGTTGACTGTACCTTTCTCGGGATGATACTTGAGGTtaaatggctgctgctgccagatgTATTTCATCAGGAGAGGGGCAACCTTTGCCAAAATCTCTTCGACCAAATGTGTGAGGCGTTCCTCAGTCTGCTCTGAAGATGAAGCTTCTGGCTGGACCAAGAAGAGTGTGTACTGGACCATGTCCTCCTGAACCACTCTCCTCTGCAGGGCGTCcatttttgaagtttttaaagACCttattaaacaacaacaatattctTACATCGGTGTCGGGGCCCGTTCTCGTCTTTTGACTATAAAGCAAAGAGTGAAGCGTTAGCATTAGTAGTAGATATCAGCTAAGTTCAATCAATGTAGTACGGTTGATATTCACATTAAATTCACGCAACCTTTTGAAAGTTCAGTCACCCTTaccttgtcttgtttttaattataaGATGCTATGTTGCTCTGGTCTGAAGTGGAGTTGAGGCAGGAAATACTTTAGCTTTCCTAATTTAATGTGCGTTGCTATCACGCCATCTGCCAATGTTTAGGTCCTGCACTAAATTCCATCCGACTGGCCCCTATAGTTCAACAACCAAAGTTCCGATGCTACAACCTAATCTTAtatgtctttatatttcttgtATTGATAACAAAGgaacacagtgtaaaaaaaatcaaggcgAATATAAGATGAATTTATTTCACAAAATTAAATTCCATAATCAGAGTTTTACGTTTTGTCAGCGTCTCAATAGATCAACCGGAACCCTTTCAGGAACGTAACCACGTTGTTGCAATGCATGATGGAAATTGCAGTGAACTTACACAGACGCTATGGCAAGTGTGTATCAGTCTGAAATACATTTCCCACGATCCCGCGGGACTACAACGCTGCGTATCCATGACAGCCgcgttattgttgttgtcagaggtgctaatattagcttagAAAATCCTTTAAACTGAGGATAGTGCTCGACTTTAACGTTTTGTAGGATTTTATTATAAAACGTAGACTTAATTGATAAGTATTTTACGACCACACAAGACGAATATTTAGTTGAACGAATGTAATTTACcagaagccttttttttgttttgtttttatacactGCAATTTGTGCCTTGTTGATATTTTATCTAGCCGTTCGTGTAACGTTCATGTAAGACTAGCTGGCTTAATTTTAACCTCTTTTTTACAGTTGCTGCAATatctagaaaaacaaaaaaagagagagggacacCATTCGCCTCCAGCTTTCTTTTCAGCGTTTTAATCTTCGTGCTAATGGTTGAGGAAATGACAGACGTCCACCTAAACGGTTCGCAGAGGGTTCCGGAAGCGGAGGCGAGGATGAGAGGCGAGGGATTGAGCCTCTAAAACGGAGGAGAATGATTTCACGGTACAACAGGAGACCTGTATCGCACAAACTTGAGATGTGAGTACAGATTGTAAATTTCCTATTGCAACACCTCGGTCCTGGGAACAGTACGATTTTCTTGCAGTCGGAGGCTGTTTGTCTCCGTGGTGTTGTGACTGACTGGTTGACATCttaaaaaaatgatgataattcGCTTAATGACAGGCCATCTCGTTTAAATACAGCAAATGATGATGTCCGGCAGTAGCACACTATCAATTGAagaagttttctttattttcacacaaTGTCACAATTCAGAAAATACGCAGAAACAGAGATGAGTGTGATATTTAATGGACTAAGACATCCACAACTGCCAGTATAGACTTTTAAATAGACACACATGTATATGTTCATATAATTGTGGTCTTACAACATAAACCTGGTGGGTTTGCATGCTTGTTTTGCTCAAtacttttgatttgatttttgataAATACTCCCAATCTGTGCAGTCGTGGCTTGTCTCGAAGCAGCCTCGACCACCACCCTCTTCCAGGAGAAGCAGACGACAACCAAACCCCTCAGCGCTACCTCCACGACCTGCAGGAAGCTTCCTCCACGCACAACAGGTAACACAATACGGCCAGGAACCCTGAGTCGCTCTGCAACGAGGCAGAGTAAGGCCAAGATTAAACTACTTGCAGTCagtgcgcgcgcacacatgcTCTTGGCTGCTTGTTTTGTAATGTTACACCATCTTGAGTGGACAGCTGATTCTCGGGGTTCTCGCTATGTGACACCCAGAAGCGGTGGATTAATTCATATCACATTGCCTACCCTCAGATGTGCAGTTAAAAGAATAAGTAATGAGGCAGCCTGTTAGAATATTCAATCGCTTTGACATTTGCCCTTCGTTTTCCACTTTGATTATGTCAGCAGATAGATTCCCTCACTGCTTCATAGTGGATATTAGATTTAAGTTCTGAAGGGTGCAAGTTGTCGACTTCGCAAAATCACGTGGTGCATGTGAAACCGATGAAGAATTATGGGATGGAGGAATGCTGCACACAAGTCACGTAACCTCCGTGTCTTTTTATACAGCTCCGAGACGTCTGCGGCCTCAGGTCACTCTGACTGCCCCACTGTCATCTCAGTGGACTCCAACCAGTCGTGGTCAGGTATCCACAGCTCCACAGGTACCGGCATCTCCACAGAGAGGAGCTCTGTTTTCTCCTGGGGCTACGATGTAAGTCTACTcttcagaaaacaaaccaactaactaactaaacaaAAATACGCAATGTGAGTTGATGATGCCAACCTGTCTGTACCAACAACTGTGCACATGCTCACTCTGGACACACGTTTCTTATTATGTTGCAAAGGTGAAAAGAAACATGTCTAGTATCACCATGTGTAGTTTAATGTATAATTTAATTTGTCTAGTTTAAGTTTGATGTACTCACTAACATTTGGTGAACGTATGAGAGGTCATAAAAGGACACACAACCAGTATCTGTATGGTTCAGCTGGAGGCTCGTGTGTCTGCTACTTTTTTCCGGTACGGCTGATTCTACTGGGTATTGGTTTGTTATTGTTCTGTGCTTTCCAGACTCGGTTGGTTCTACAAAACTTTTCCAGGgctcaattatttatttagttcattGTCCTCAAGTTGCttctcagaaagaaaaaaaaaactcagttatGCAACCAAACTTCCTCCTggctctcctctttctttgtcccttttttttttgttataatatGAACAATCCAGTTtgaccacagacacacaaacacgccccCAAAGGACTGTAGGATCTAATTGTTATGCGACGTCAAAGGTTGCtgtgagataaaataaaaggaatggCGATACATTGCCAATAATGGataaacagactgaaaagcagcagctttcaATCATAGAGCTGGTGCATGAGAACAGAGGAGTAacctgctctttgtttttctgtgtctttctgtcccGCAGGAGTTCGACAAGGCAGCGTCACGGCAGGTGCAGCAAATGTTTGAGGAGATTGACAAAGAGCTGTACGAGGGGAGAGGCAGCGGGGGAGGGATTCTCCAGGGGCTGCAGGATGAATGCCAGCAGTGGGCCACGCGTTTCCCCCATCTCAGGTGCGTTATCCGTGGAACAGGGCAGCAGTGTGACCCAGAACTGATTATGATTTAGAAATAatacctgtaaaaaaaaaatatcccatcCTTCTTGGAGAAATGACtttgcttttctgttctttgtgcaTGTCACTCAGGATACTGGGTACTCAGCTGATGTTTCCCAGTGATGAGGGCTTCCAGTGGTATGCGACTTCTGGGAAAGGCAGCCCGTCAGCACGCAAGGAAAGCGGTGTGAAGTCCCAGGAGAAGGACAAGGGTGGCACAGAGTGAGTCTTCGCTGAAATCTCACTGGCGTTCTGACTGATAGCACACCGGAGGTCAAAGGACCTAAAACGGACTGCGTTTTTCTGCATCACGATTGCACTGAAGTAGCTTAAAGAAGTTTATTCAGCCATTGCTTTTAGTATCCTCTCCGCCAACACATATTCGTAACGgattataatttttatttttgaatctACGGCCCAAAAGAGCCACAGaagatcattttattatttagagaATCATACGAATATCTCTCTGTCTGGAGCGGCTGTTGGCGGAGTGTCTGGATAACTGGTGATAGGGCATCAATTATACAGGAGTCCTGGCTGAATGTGTAGTTTTCTGACCTAGATTTTCTGGCTTTTTCATTAGGAATTTGGGCCAAGCCGTCCTGGTTATTAGCTATGATTTGACACAGGAGCTGTGACTGACGCTCCTAATGGTGGACTAGCAGGCGCTAAGCTGTGCTACTATCTGATTTGTTCGGCCCTAAACTGAGTCGACATAATGGAGTTGAGATAAAATTAGACATGCTTGTACATGTGCAGAAAATGCCATTCAGTGCTTAGTTTCCACTTTACATTCCAGCCTGGTGTTCTCAGCTGGATttgagttatttattatttataaaaaagtgtacagctttttttttgtgggtctATTTCACGTGTATAGATTAACTTGTCTGTTGTCGCTGGGGGGGAAAGTTTGAACGTGCAGGGTAGGAGAGCGGCGCTGATCAAGTCCTCCTCAGCAGATTTGGATGGACATCCCGGCACCTCCAGCGGTCATGACAACCCGAGAGTGATCGAAGCAGACGGTCTGATAGAGGAATACCTCGCGTTTGATAGCAGGGACATGTGAGttgctctctttttattttcccgcCAACAGCAAAAGGCTCTGTGCATGCGTTCTACGCTGTAGTGAAATCCCCCGTCTTCCGCAGGGACGACGGGTTGGACCAGGACGGTTCGGAGTCGGCACGGAGGCATCGCTGCCTGCCCCCCGTTTCACCGTACCGCTGTCGCCGTCAGGCTGTTCTCGACATCCTGTTTGATGACGTCTGGTGGCAGCTGGTCGGATGGATGAAAGAGCTGGTCCAGCGCCACTGGGAATGCTGCACCTCGTGTAGGGCGGATTTCGAGTACTTCACACGAGCCAGACCGAGCTCTTCTTAACAAATGAACAGTTTTCTGGGCGCAATTTGAAAGCgaatgtgcgtgtgtgattagcagatgatgaaaagattTCTGGGAGCCTGAGCCCCGTGCAGCAGGACTCCCAGAATCCCTTCGCGCTGCTCTCGACGCTGCCCGCGATGCTGCCCAAACTCAGCCAGAGCCGAGTGCCCCCGCTCACAACTGGCCTGCAGTTCCAGGTCAGTGGTCGAGGAGAGTTGAGAGGTGTCTGTCTCCCCAAATGTACATAGTACACAAATTTTGTGCCACAAAACATATTCAATAATGTTAACATTGATCCTTTCGGTATTAAATCTAACTAGAAATGCTGGATTTGAACAGACGATGCATAAGAATTTTAATGACTGTGGTAATAAAACATGAGtggaacagaataaaaacagtatgAGGAAGTGTAGTGCACCAGTACCAGTGTGGATCCATATAAAGTCTGGTTTAATCCATCCTGATGTTAAGCTTGATCATTTTGATAAACTTATCGAATGCAAGTCTTTGCAAACATAATATTCCTGTCCTACAGTTCACACTCAGATTATCACCTGTTTTTCCCTCCTGCCTGTTACTCTTCAATCTTTCAGTGCTTCTGGTTCATTAACTCGTAtcactgttttctttccttccctcttcaCTTTCTTCCCTTCACCTCACCAATGTGTTTTATGTACCTTCTGTTTGTTCCCCCCgtttgtcttttcttcattcctttttcttatatattttcctctgtctttattactttcttctttttttgcctaccatccttccttccttccttcctttcttccaccTCCGCCGTCTTTCTTCGGACGTGTCTATCCCATCCCGCAAAGAGCACAAAGGCAAGGGGCTCGAAGCACAAGTCCAGGCGGAAAtccaaaaagcagaaaaggcCTTCCACTGTATGTAACCACCTCGTTTAGAGCCAAAATGGCGGCGTGTTGCGTGCGCGTCGTCCATGGCGGCTCATTGTCTTCACCTCTAGCCTGAATGTGCTCGTGCCTGTTGATTAACACAAACGCATCGCCACCGTTTAACTTGTTTGCAACAactttatttagatttaatttaccgGAGAATGTTGTCGTGCATCGTTTTGTTTGGGCGCGTTGTGCTTTGTTGCATTTTAAGTGTCgtgactgttattttttgaatggtGGCAGATGTGGGGTCCTCCTTTACGTCACTGCATGATGAATAACCATTTCTTTGAGATTATTGTCTAAATGGAATTAACTAACCACGTGGccactgggctttcctcttttaCGTGTCTCCTCTCCGTCCTTGACCCTCTTAATTATATTTCATTCCACTTGTCTCATCTGCTCCTCAGGCTGGAAGGGCTCCTGTAGGAGCAGCGGCGACCCAGCACAATCTGAACGACCTCATCGTGATCCACAGCATCCCCCTGCAGCAGAGGAACCTGGGAGTGCTGGACAGAAGCCAGTATGGACACATCCTACACGTCTGTCTCAAAACAGTAGATTAAAACCAAATTGTGCATTTTTATATCCCTAGCGAGCTTAATTTTTAAATGGGATGGGAagagttttccattttttgtaGAACTAAAGGGATCTTAACATCTTATCTGGCAGTTCTCTTGGCCGGTCGACTGGCTGAAAACGCACCGTTCATCGATTGTTTtccactctccctctcttctctacACAGGGAGCCAGAAGAGCGGGCGTCTCACAGACCAGGGTCCAGCGTCGTCCCCTCCGGCAAACCTCGGCCACGGCGAGCGTTCGAGCAAAGCTCTTCCTCCCTGTCCCGCCCGGCGCAGTCGGCTCGACGCAGGAACCCCCCTCCCCGAACCCTCCTGCCGCTGGTTCCCAGCCTGAGTCAGTCCAGCGCCGTGGGATCCATGGACGAAGTCATCCGCGGGACTCGCCTGTGAGTTTCTGATATCGCGGGACCCCCAACTCCTATCTTTTTACTTTATACTCACCCGTTCTCCCCTACTGCCTCTGAAGGTGCACAGAGCTATACATAGATTACTCCCCATCCTGCTCCCTTTTAACTTTATGGCTTTATATGCTTTATGGCTCTGTGCAGCCATGAATCGTGCTTGTGGGAGGTGATAGAGGCCACTGTGTATGATAAATGAACTTTTCATGACCTGCAAGACAAACACTGGCGTATAAACTGAACGTGACAATGTAACTCACGGGACAAAGgtgaaaatgttttcacttttacttCACTGTCATGTCATTGCCAAGAAATAGTCGAGGACCAGAGCTGTCAGAGTTATCATTGTCTGTCTAGGGAGAGATCAAACTCACTGTTTCTGACTTGTCCCATGGACGTCTTTCTTTAGAAGGAAATGTGTGTAAtgtgatgtttgttttcctccacagaCCCACGGCCAGCGACCGACTGACTTCTCCCCTGTTGCCCCTGAGCAGGAACACGCTCCTTCCCCCCATCAGCAGCGGGGACCCAGAGTCGTCCCACCCAGGGCAGACGTCCAAACCAGCACAGGTAATGACACCAagtatataataatacaaaGGGTTACATGATTCATAGGTCAGCCTAACGTTTCTACATTTATCGTTGCTGCCGTCCATCTTGTTCTCGCCCCATAGCGGCAGAAAGGCCCGTCCAGCCGCGCACACAGCGCTATAAACGACGAGGCCGGCAGCTCAATCCCGAGGGATCGTCACCTCCTACTGGACGTCTTCTCTCGCCCCAACACCACTCACACGTACAGGGTAAGATTTACCTCCTCAGCCTGAAACGCGCTTAGCTGTTGCGGTTATTATTTGGTTATCGGTTGACGTCTCGTGCCCGGTTTTGTTTCCAGTCAGATACTCCGTACCGTCGTTCCTTCACAGTATTGGACAACATCGGGCAGGGGCGACCGGGGAGAGCCTCCGTGGCGGCAGGTGAGAAATTTAACCTGGATTAGCaatcattaaaagaaaaaaatgataagGATGTGATATATAAGCCTGTTAGATCACCAGTACCACTCCATCAACCGGTCATGTTTATAATGCGCCGTACGTTCTCCATTTTTACCATTCATCAACTAGTTTTCATCCCAACtattcatctgtgttttctttttggaggctgtggtttgtgctACTGAACTGAACTagacaaaataagagaaatgcTTTTATTCActgcagtttaacagcaccacacacCACATCCTCCCAAACATTCAGTTGAGCGATCACCTTTCCCTACGCTGTTTCAACATTCATGAACGAGGATTTAGTGCGGAACTGGGGCTTCTGCCTGTTTTCTGTCACTTGAATAGAACATAACAGCGCGAGATGGATTTCAAAGTGGATTAGTCGATCGcttatgcattcatttattccttCATTCCACCAGACTCTCTTGGAATCGGCGTGACCGGCATCAGCCTTGGCATCAGCAGCTCGTCTTTCTTGGACTCGTTTTCCCACCACCCCTTGGGACACTCGCCCATCAAAGACGAGGAGGAGCCAGACCCGCAAGCCCCCGTCCCAGGTCAGTAGCTTAAAAGGGGCTGATGAAACTCTCCTTCCAGACTTTGGCCTCAGATGAACCGCGAACGAATGcgagaggctgcagcagctgtctCTAAGTAAGGTTTACCGACGGGCGAGAGTGTTTAAAGTTGTCCATTAACTTCCCCGCAGCTCCACTGGTGCCTCTGTCAGTCCCTCCGCGCTCCTACGCCCGGGGAGGCATCTCATCCAGAGCCAGCAGACCCGGCTTGTAGTTCGCCTCTGATCTCCCAGACCCCTCAGCCATTCATCTTCACTCGGCACAAGGCGGTGCAACGACTCTGaacagttttgttttacagAGGTAGCAGATTTTTTCACATTATGCTGCTTTGattgattatgttttttttttgtttttttttataggcctatttttgtatttcagaaATCAGCTTATGTGGCTGCCAAACACAAATCAACAGTAATTCCATCTCCATGTACGGTATGAGCTGTATGTGTGGACATTTGTACTATGTATGATCTGA
Coding sequences within it:
- the fam149b1 gene encoding protein FAM149B1 isoform X3; translation: MISRYNRRPVSHKLEIRGLSRSSLDHHPLPGEADDNQTPQRYLHDLQEASSTHNSSETSAASGHSDCPTVISVDSNQSWSGIHSSTGTGISTERSSVFSWGYDEFDKAASRQVQQMFEEIDKELYEGRGSGGGILQGLQDECQQWATRFPHLRILGTQLMFPSDEGFQWYATSGKGSPSARKESGVKSQEKDKGGTDLNVQGRRAALIKSSSADLDGHPGTSSGHDNPRVIEADGLIEEYLAFDSRDMDDGLDQDGSESARRHRCLPPVSPYRCRRQAVLDILFDDVWWQLVGWMKELVQRHWECCTSSDDEKISGSLSPVQQDSQNPFALLSTLPAMLPKLSQSRVPPLTTGLQFQSTKARGSKHKSRRKSKKQKRPSTAGRAPVGAAATQHNLNDLIVIHSIPLQQRNLGVLDRSQEPEERASHRPGSSVVPSGKPRPRRAFEQSSSSLSRPAQSARRRNPPPRTLLPLVPSLSQSSAVGSMDEVIRGTRLPTASDRLTSPLLPLSRNTLLPPISSGDPESSHPGQTSKPAQRQKGPSSRAHSAINDEAGSSIPRDRHLLLDVFSRPNTTHTYRSDTPYRRSFTVLDNIGQGRPGRASVAADSLGIGVTGISLGISSSSFLDSFSHHPLGHSPIKDEEEPDPQAPVPAPLVPLSVPPRSYARGGISSRASRPGL
- the fam149b1 gene encoding protein FAM149B1 isoform X5, which produces MISRYNRRPVSHKLEIRGLSRSSLDHHPLPGEADDNQTPQRYLHDLQEASSTHNSSETSAASGHSDCPTVISVDSNQSWSGIHSSTGTGISTERSSVFSWGYDEFDKAASRQVQQMFEEIDKELYEGRGSGGGILQGLQDECQQWATRFPHLRILGTQLMFPSDEGFQWYATSGKGSPSARKESGVKSQEKDKGGTDLNVQGRRAALIKSSSADLDGHPGTSSGHDNPRVIEADGLIEEYLAFDSRDMDDGLDQDGSESARRHRCLPPVSPYRCRRQAVLDILFDDVWWQLVGWMKELVQRHWECCTSSDDEKISGSLSPVQQDSQNPFALLSTLPAMLPKLSQSRVPPLTTGLQFQAGRAPVGAAATQHNLNDLIVIHSIPLQQRNLGVLDRSQEPEERASHRPGSSVVPSGKPRPRRAFEQSSSSLSRPAQSARRRNPPPRTLLPLVPSLSQSSAVGSMDEVIRGTRLPTASDRLTSPLLPLSRNTLLPPISSGDPESSHPGQTSKPAQRQKGPSSRAHSAINDEAGSSIPRDRHLLLDVFSRPNTTHTYRSDTPYRRSFTVLDNIGQGRPGRASVAADSLGIGVTGISLGISSSSFLDSFSHHPLGHSPIKDEEEPDPQAPVPAPLVPLSVPPRSYARGGISSRASRPGL
- the fam149b1 gene encoding protein FAM149B1 isoform X4, with protein sequence MISRYNRRPVSHKLEIRGLSRSSLDHHPLPGEADDNQTPQRYLHDLQEASSTHNSSETSAASGHSDCPTVISVDSNQSWSGIHSSTGTGISTERSSVFSWGYDEFDKAASRQVQQMFEEIDKELYEGRGSGGGILQGLQDECQQWATRFPHLRILGTQLMFPSDEGFQWYATSGKGSPSARKESGVKSQEKDKGGTDLNVQGRRAALIKSSSADLDGHPGTSSGHDNPRVIEADGLIEEYLAFDSRDMDDGLDQDGSESARRHRCLPPVSPYRCRRQAVLDILFDDVWWQLVGWMKELVQRHWECCTSYDEKISGSLSPVQQDSQNPFALLSTLPAMLPKLSQSRVPPLTTGLQFQSTKARGSKHKSRRKSKKQKRPSTAGRAPVGAAATQHNLNDLIVIHSIPLQQRNLGVLDRSQEPEERASHRPGSSVVPSGKPRPRRAFEQSSSSLSRPAQSARRRNPPPRTLLPLVPSLSQSSAVGSMDEVIRGTRLPTASDRLTSPLLPLSRNTLLPPISSGDPESSHPGQTSKPAQRQKGPSSRAHSAINDEAGSSIPRDRHLLLDVFSRPNTTHTYRSDTPYRRSFTVLDNIGQGRPGRASVAADSLGIGVTGISLGISSSSFLDSFSHHPLGHSPIKDEEEPDPQAPVPAPLVPLSVPPRSYARGGISSRASRPGL
- the fam149b1 gene encoding protein FAM149B1 isoform X2; translation: MISRYNRRPVSHKLEIRGLSRSSLDHHPLPGEADDNQTPQRYLHDLQEASSTHNSSETSAASGHSDCPTVISVDSNQSWSGIHSSTGTGISTERSSVFSWGYDEFDKAASRQVQQMFEEIDKELYEGRGSGGGILQGLQDECQQWATRFPHLRILGTQLMFPSDEGFQWYATSGKGSPSARKESGVKSQEKDKGGTDLNVQGRRAALIKSSSADLDGHPGTSSGHDNPRVIEADGLIEEYLAFDSRDMDDGLDQDGSESARRHRCLPPVSPYRCRRQAVLDILFDDVWWQLVGWMKELVQRHWECCTSYDEKISGSLSPVQQDSQNPFALLSTLPAMLPKLSQSRVPPLTTGLQFQCFWFINSYHCFLSFPLHFLPFTSPMCFMYLLFVPPVCLFFIPFSYIFSSVFITFFFFCLPSFLPSFLSSTSAVFLRTCLSHPAKSTKARGSKHKSRRKSKKQKRPSTAGRAPVGAAATQHNLNDLIVIHSIPLQQRNLGVLDRSQEPEERASHRPGSSVVPSGKPRPRRAFEQSSSSLSRPAQSARRRNPPPRTLLPLVPSLSQSSAVGSMDEVIRGTRLPTASDRLTSPLLPLSRNTLLPPISSGDPESSHPGQTSKPAQRQKGPSSRAHSAINDEAGSSIPRDRHLLLDVFSRPNTTHTYRSDTPYRRSFTVLDNIGQGRPGRASVAADSLGIGVTGISLGISSSSFLDSFSHHPLGHSPIKDEEEPDPQAPVPAPLVPLSVPPRSYARGGISSRASRPGL
- the fam149b1 gene encoding protein FAM149B1 isoform X6, with the protein product MISRYNRRPVSHKLEIRGLSRSSLDHHPLPGEADDNQTPQRYLHDLQEASSTHNSSETSAASGHSDCPTVISVDSNQSWSGIHSSTGTGISTERSSVFSWGYDEFDKAASRQVQQMFEEIDKELYEGRGSGGGILQGLQDECQQWATRFPHLRILGTQLMFPSDEGFQWYATSGKGSPSARKESGVKSQEKDKGGTDLNVQGRRAALIKSSSADLDGHPGTSSGHDNPRVIEADGLIEEYLAFDSRDMDDGLDQDGSESARRHRCLPPVSPYRCRRQAVLDILFDDVWWQLVGWMKELVQRHWECCTSYDEKISGSLSPVQQDSQNPFALLSTLPAMLPKLSQSRVPPLTTGLQFQAGRAPVGAAATQHNLNDLIVIHSIPLQQRNLGVLDRSQEPEERASHRPGSSVVPSGKPRPRRAFEQSSSSLSRPAQSARRRNPPPRTLLPLVPSLSQSSAVGSMDEVIRGTRLPTASDRLTSPLLPLSRNTLLPPISSGDPESSHPGQTSKPAQRQKGPSSRAHSAINDEAGSSIPRDRHLLLDVFSRPNTTHTYRSDTPYRRSFTVLDNIGQGRPGRASVAADSLGIGVTGISLGISSSSFLDSFSHHPLGHSPIKDEEEPDPQAPVPAPLVPLSVPPRSYARGGISSRASRPGL